The Falco peregrinus isolate bFalPer1 chromosome 1, bFalPer1.pri, whole genome shotgun sequence genome has a window encoding:
- the C1H14orf39 gene encoding protein SIX6OS1: MSDRLLSNLDKLLLEFVFQLEQTSYFKDHVKQQINSCTVKITEKKNEIARLQENISNSNDAITDLRKQNESSKKSCNAWKPTYVILSKHEEYLKKELEALQQATENERKMYQDYITQYKEILKEYREKYAETALAQECYKKKKELEEIQTRVLKQLEKYKLKEGACLDILEPVPFKSLNDWAIQIASSRHKTQEILKLAAVATQEAIELQKEVEELEMKINYFKKTFEKTTEDQKNSKMIEGKNQKSLEKSKELKERVFEESEHPSLLSEKHQLYKPLHVPCIPRKLVQSVQSIRFSTQRTETGREEKEKSMELSVATSSCSSLTENSSQMVIDTAETNNPQIAQVPSTANLQNQMQLRLVIPAKQMTSSQPFESESATTANQEAKCGDKEAEDEPKDSLYIPQGIQTYFESNEDNPDTAEESAEHFLRTPETPAFVGTPDSKGKKTRFSKTPPFDFIQSLGCEEGTSKSPAFFSLVNFSQKSPGFNLFDFSAFGAENSCDETEESYSVGNLNPLSPHKDTGSLFGKSESEDAFAFPFPSESTSHAFGDGKDDFSFPFAFGQDQRSSQSPSVKGFHSSLQNTKPFTFF, encoded by the exons caTGTACtgtaaaaattacagaaaaaaagaatgaaatcgCTAGGTTGCAGGAAAATATAAGTAACAGCAATGATGCAATTACTGATTTACGCAAGCAAAACGAGAGTAGTAAGAAGAGCTGTAATGC CTGGAAGCCCACCTATGTAATTCTTAGCAAGCatgaagaatatttaaaaaaagaacttgaaGCTTTACAACAAGCTACAGAAAATGAGAG gAAAATGTATCAGGATTACATAACCCAGTATAAGGAGATATTGAAGGAATATCgtgaaaaatatgcagaaacTGCTCTTGCACAGGAgtgttacaaaaaaaagaaagaacttgAAGAAATCCAAACCAGAGTTTTGAAACAgttggaaaaatataaattgaaaGAAGGCGCTTGCTTGGATATTCTGG agcCTGTTCCTTTTAAATCCCTAAATGATTGGGCTATACAGAT TGCTTCTTCAAGGcacaaaacacaggaaattttaAAGCTTGCTGCAGTTGCTACGCAAGAAGCTATTGAACTGCAAAAAGAAGTAGAGGAgttagaaatgaaaattaattattttaaaaag ACGTTTGAAAAGACTACGGAAGATCAAAAGAATTCCAAAATgattgaaggaaaaaatcagaaaagtctAGAGAAGTCAAAGGAGTTGAAAGAAAG gGTATTTGAAGAGAGTGAACATCCATCTTTGCTAAGTGAGAAACATCAGCTGTATAAACCATTACATGTCCCATGCATTCCTAGGAAATTAGTCCAGTCTGTACAGAGTATTAGGTTCTCAACGCAACGAACAGAAACAG ggagagaagaaaaagaaaaatctatggAGCTTTCAGTGGCCACTAGCAGTTGTTCCAGCCTTACAGAAAATTCATCACAG ATGGTTATTGACACTGCAGAGACTAATAACCCACAAATTGCCCAAGTTCCATCAACAGCAAACTTACAAAACCAAATGCAACTCAG aCTGGTAATTCCTGCAAAGCAGATGACTTCCAGTCAACCGTTTGAGAGTGAAAGTGCAACAACAG CAAACCAAGAGGCCAAATGTGGTGataaagaagcagaagatgagCCAAAGGATTCTTTGTATATACCTCAA ggcATACAGACATATTTTGAGTCAAATGAAGATAATCCTgacacagcagaagaaagtgCAGAACATTTTTTAAGAACACCTGAAACACCTGCATTTGTAGGAACACCTGACTCAAAGGGGAAGAAAACTCGGTTCTCTAAAACACCTCCATTTGACTT CATTCAGAGTTTAGGTTGTGAAGAAGGAACATCAAAatctcctgctttcttttctcttgtgaACTTCTCCCAGAAGTCACCTGGCTTTAATTTATTTGACTTTTCTGCGTTTGGGGCAGAAAATTCATGTGATGAG ACAGAGGAAAGTTATTCTGTGGGAAATTTGAACCCTCTCTCCCCACACAAAGATACTG GAAGCTTGTTTGGGAAATCAGAAAGTGAGGatgcatttgcttttcccttcccctcgGAATCAACTTCTCATGCATTTGGAGATGGAAAAGATGACTTtagttttccatttgcatttggACAGGATCAGAGATCATCACAGTCTCCTTCTGTGAAAGGttttcattcttccttacaAAATACAAAGCCATTTACGTTCTTTTGA